A single Capra hircus breed San Clemente chromosome 13, ASM170441v1, whole genome shotgun sequence DNA region contains:
- the PTCHD3 gene encoding LOW QUALITY PROTEIN: patched domain-containing protein 3 (The sequence of the model RefSeq protein was modified relative to this genomic sequence to represent the inferred CDS: inserted 7 bases in 5 codons; deleted 1 base in 1 codon; substituted 4 bases at 4 genomic stop codons), with product MYPFLTSTESNFFVVLLYILYIISSIYGCFQVXEALGLQNLASYDSYITPYCNVEEEHLSXVMVIITETLDYWDKETRQKLGKCHLADFENSEYVDKNLTEFWSQEYIKYMETLCQDINXDSFLSNKPTFXMEFPFFGYNINITSSQEIICSQAFIQTMDISSXNKKLMLYQFXDMAKKCEVPLMVYNQAFIYFDQYSAILXNTVQNVTVASTAMFIVSLLLIPHPLCSLWVTFAIASVIMSLMGFMALWNDNLDIIIAMINLVICIGFSFDFSAHISYAFVSSSETSVNXKPTEALYLLGYTVLQSAVSTIIGMCVLSAAKAYIFRTFFQIXFLVMVFGAAYGLIFSQYS from the exons ATGTATCCTTTTCTCACAAGCACTGAGTCCAACTTTTTTGTAGTGCTCCTATACATTTTGTACATCATAAGTAGTATATATGGATGCTTCCAAGTATAGGAAGCTTTAGGCCTCCAAAATTTGGCAAGTTATGACTCCTATATCACACCATATTGTAATGTAGAAGAAGAACATTTGTC AGTTATGGTTATCATTACTGAGACTCTTGACTACTGGGATAAAGAAACAAGGCAAAAGTTGGGAAAATGTCATTTGGCAGATTTTGAAAACAGTGAGTATGTAGATAAAAACCTTACAGAGTTTTGGTCacaagaatatataaaatatatggaaaCCCTCTGTCAAGATATAA AAGACAGTTTTCTAAGCAATAAGCCcactttttaaatggaatttCCATTTTTTGGGTATAACATTAATATTACATCATCACAGGAAATCATTTGTTCCCAGGCCTTCATTCAAACCATGGATATTTCTT TCAATAAGAAACTGATGTTATACCAGTTCTGAGACATGGCCAAGAAGTGTGAAGTTCCCCTAATGGTATACAACCAGGCATTCATATATTTTGATCAGTATTCTGCAATAT GAAACACTGTTCAAAATGTGACTGTTGCATCAACAGCTATGTTCATTGTTTCCTTATTGTTAATTCCTCATCCCCTGTGTTCTTTGTGGGTAACTTTTGCTATTGCTTCTGTGATTATGAGCCTCATGGGTTTTATGGCCCTCTGGAATGACAATCTTGATATC ATCATAGCCATGATTAATCTTGTCATTTGTATAGggttttcttttgacttttctgCTCACATTTCTTATGCATTTGTTTCCAGTTCAGAGACTTCAGTAAACTGAAAACCCACTGAGGCATTGTATCTGCTAGGCTACACTGTGTTACAAAGTGCAGTTTCAACAATAATAGGGATGTGTGTCCTATCTGCAGCTAAAGCATACATCTTCAGGACATTTTTTCAGAT GTTTcttgtgatggtatttggagctGCTTATGGTCTAATTTTTTCTCAGTATTCTtaa